From the Acidilutibacter cellobiosedens genome, one window contains:
- the def gene encoding peptide deformylase, translating into MAIRKIRYSKDPILRKKAKEINNVTDRIKVLLDDMAETMYSKEGLGLAAPQVGVLRRAVVVDAGQGLYKLIDPRIVEQEGELIDFEGCLSIPRITGKVKRPEKVKVEYTDIDGNRKEVEGEGLFARALCHEIDHLDGILFTDLIIEEDKEKKEK; encoded by the coding sequence ATGGCAATTAGAAAAATTAGATATTCAAAAGATCCGATTTTAAGAAAGAAAGCTAAGGAGATAAATAATGTTACTGATAGAATAAAAGTCCTTTTGGACGATATGGCGGAAACTATGTACAGTAAAGAAGGATTGGGACTCGCGGCACCCCAGGTTGGGGTATTGAGAAGAGCTGTAGTTGTGGATGCGGGGCAGGGCCTTTATAAATTGATAGATCCTCGTATAGTTGAGCAGGAAGGTGAATTGATTGATTTTGAAGGCTGCCTGAGTATACCGAGGATAACCGGAAAGGTTAAAAGGCCGGAAAAAGTAAAGGTTGAATATACGGATATAGACGGAAACAGAAAAGAAGTAGAGGGAGAAGGGCTTTTTGCCAGGGCATTATGCCATGAAATTGATCATTTAGACGGAATATTATTTACCGATCTTATAATTGAAGAAGATAAAGAAAAAAAGGAGAAGTGA
- the fmt gene encoding methionyl-tRNA formyltransferase, with the protein MKIIFMGTPKFATPSLEKLYEEGIDISLVITQRDKPKGRGRKLLPTPVKEKALELELEVYQPENVNSKETIEVIRNISPDCIVVAAYGQILKEELLSIPKYGCINIHSSLLPKYRGAAPINWAVINGEKETGITIMEMGRGLDSGDILLQKSLNIKEDDDSETLTDKLSFLGSELIAEVLNNIEVAKKNKKPQGFYDSFYYAPMLKKGLGRVNWNQQRINIRNLVRGLKPWPIAYTYYKNEPMKIYKASADDTMAGGNNGQIVRVDNSGIYVKCEDGVIIIEELQFPGRRRTNVKEYLKGNKMEIGVQLN; encoded by the coding sequence ATGAAAATCATTTTTATGGGTACACCGAAGTTTGCCACTCCTTCTCTTGAAAAATTATATGAAGAAGGCATTGATATTTCTCTTGTTATAACTCAAAGAGATAAACCTAAAGGCAGAGGGAGAAAACTTCTGCCTACTCCTGTAAAAGAAAAAGCTTTGGAATTGGAGTTAGAGGTATATCAGCCGGAAAATGTAAACAGTAAAGAGACAATAGAAGTTATCAGAAATATTTCACCTGATTGCATAGTGGTGGCAGCTTATGGACAGATACTGAAGGAAGAATTGTTGAGTATACCGAAATACGGCTGCATAAATATTCATTCTTCTCTTCTTCCCAAATATAGAGGAGCCGCACCGATTAATTGGGCAGTGATAAACGGCGAAAAAGAAACAGGAATTACTATAATGGAAATGGGAAGAGGACTGGATTCGGGGGATATTCTTCTTCAGAAAAGTTTAAATATAAAAGAAGATGATGATTCGGAAACGTTGACTGACAAACTTTCTTTTTTGGGAAGTGAGCTAATAGCGGAGGTTTTAAACAATATTGAAGTAGCAAAGAAAAATAAAAAGCCTCAAGGGTTTTATGATTCTTTTTATTATGCTCCAATGTTAAAAAAAGGGTTGGGAAGAGTTAATTGGAATCAGCAAAGGATTAATATCAGAAATTTGGTAAGAGGTCTTAAACCTTGGCCTATTGCTTACACTTATTATAAAAATGAACCTATGAAAATTTATAAGGCATCTGCTGATGATACAATGGCGGGGGGAAATAATGGGCAGATTGTAAGAGTTGATAATTCAGGGATATATGTAAAATGTGAAGATGGTGTTATAATAATTGAAGAACTTCAATTTCCGGGCAGAAGAAGAACAAATGTTAAGGAATATTTGAAGGGAAATAAAATGGAAATAGGTGTTCAGCTAAATTAA
- a CDS encoding zinc metallopeptidase encodes MYGNYGYYGYYGYNTGMLLLIPALILSLYAQAKVSSSFNKYLKIQSRLGYSGREVARMILDKNGLSDVSIETTGGQLTDHYDPRTKVVRLSKQVAEGRSIASISVAAHETGHAIQHSEGYFPLLLRNNIAPIASISARFVWILILLGFIISPFFLEAGILLYVGIVLFQVVTLPVEFNASKRALYQLEGGFVDEEEVKPCEKVLKAAALTYVAATLVAISQLIRLIGLSGRRR; translated from the coding sequence ATGTATGGAAATTATGGATACTATGGATATTATGGTTATAATACAGGTATGCTCCTGCTAATTCCGGCTTTAATTTTATCACTGTATGCACAGGCTAAAGTTAGTTCATCTTTCAATAAATATTTAAAAATACAGAGCAGGTTGGGATACTCGGGAAGAGAAGTAGCAAGGATGATTTTAGACAAAAATGGTTTAAGTGATGTAAGTATTGAAACTACAGGAGGACAATTGACAGATCACTATGACCCCAGAACAAAAGTCGTAAGATTATCCAAACAAGTGGCAGAGGGCCGAAGTATTGCGTCCATAAGTGTTGCTGCCCATGAAACAGGTCATGCTATTCAGCATAGTGAAGGTTATTTTCCGCTTTTACTGAGAAATAATATAGCGCCTATTGCAAGTATAAGTGCAAGATTTGTTTGGATATTAATACTTTTAGGGTTTATAATAAGTCCGTTTTTCTTGGAGGCCGGAATACTTCTTTATGTGGGAATTGTTCTTTTTCAGGTTGTTACCCTTCCTGTAGAATTTAATGCCAGCAAAAGGGCATTATATCAATTGGAAGGTGGGTTTGTTGATGAAGAAGAAGTAAAACCTTGCGAAAAAGTATTGAAGGCCGCCGCATTGACATATGTTGCGGCAACTTTGGTGGCTATAAGTCAGTTAATAAGGCTTATAGGCTTATCGGGCAGGAGAAGATAA
- the rsmB gene encoding 16S rRNA (cytosine(967)-C(5))-methyltransferase RsmB encodes MAKSAREIALNILVDVNEKGAYSNIAIYKHLQNSMDKRDENLVREIVYGVLENRLYIDYIIGKVSKIKLKKLSALILEILRIGVYQIVFMDRIPDSAAVNESVNLSRKYSHKGTLGYVNGVLRNISRNKEELIKINKNNVSEYLSIKYSHPKWIVDRWLKEYGEKFTEELCIANNQKPKLNIRVNILKTSREDLKERLISKGYDVIETKYSYYGLIIENPYRITELEEFKKGYFTIQDESSMLVSQIMNPEKDSLVVDACSGPGGKATHMAEIMNNKGKIISRDVYEHKIKLIEDSCERLGIDIIETQIQDASVIDECLVNKADYLLIDAPCTGFGLIRRRPEIKWNREEKDINNLTSIQEGILNTCSKYLKVGGILIYSTCTIISEENIKMIRNFLKDNKDFKLIGFKELIKEDQNLSGTENGYIQLFPNISSTDGFFIAKMKKIN; translated from the coding sequence GTGGCAAAGAGTGCTAGAGAAATTGCGTTGAATATATTGGTTGATGTAAACGAAAAAGGCGCTTATTCCAATATTGCAATATATAAACATTTACAAAATTCAATGGATAAGAGAGATGAAAATTTAGTAAGGGAAATTGTATATGGAGTATTGGAAAACAGATTATATATTGATTATATAATAGGTAAGGTATCTAAGATTAAATTGAAGAAATTATCTGCCCTTATACTTGAAATATTGCGAATAGGCGTATATCAGATAGTTTTTATGGATAGAATTCCTGATAGTGCAGCAGTAAATGAAAGCGTAAATCTTTCAAGAAAATATTCTCACAAAGGAACTTTAGGGTATGTGAATGGAGTGCTGAGAAATATTTCAAGAAATAAAGAAGAACTGATAAAAATCAATAAAAATAATGTATCAGAATATCTATCCATAAAATATTCTCATCCTAAGTGGATTGTCGATAGATGGCTAAAAGAATACGGAGAAAAATTTACCGAAGAACTGTGCATTGCAAATAATCAAAAACCTAAATTAAATATACGAGTTAATATTTTAAAGACAAGTAGAGAGGATTTGAAAGAAAGACTTATAAGTAAAGGATATGATGTAATAGAAACTAAATATTCCTATTATGGGCTTATCATAGAAAATCCCTATAGAATTACCGAATTGGAGGAATTTAAAAAAGGGTATTTTACTATTCAGGATGAAAGCAGTATGCTTGTTTCTCAAATAATGAATCCTGAAAAGGACAGTTTAGTTGTCGACGCATGCAGCGGGCCGGGAGGTAAAGCTACTCATATGGCGGAAATCATGAACAATAAAGGCAAGATTATATCCCGTGATGTGTATGAACATAAGATTAAGTTAATTGAAGATAGTTGTGAAAGATTAGGAATAGATATAATTGAAACTCAAATTCAGGATGCATCTGTGATTGATGAATGTTTAGTTAACAAGGCGGATTATCTTTTGATAGATGCTCCGTGTACAGGGTTCGGTCTTATAAGAAGAAGACCGGAGATTAAGTGGAATAGGGAAGAGAAAGATATCAATAACTTAACTTCTATTCAAGAAGGTATATTGAATACTTGTTCAAAATATTTAAAAGTGGGAGGAATTTTAATTTACAGTACATGTACGATTATTTCAGAAGAAAATATAAAGATGATAAGAAATTTTTTGAAAGACAATAAGGATTTTAAGTTAATTGGTTTTAAGGAATTGATTAAGGAAGATCAAAATTTATCGGGGACCGAAAATGGTTATATTCAATTATTTCCCAATATTAGCAGTACAGACGGTTTTTTTATTGCCAAGATGAAAAAAATTAATTAA
- the rlmN gene encoding 23S rRNA (adenine(2503)-C(2))-methyltransferase RlmN, which translates to MIRTDLKSMSLEELKKEFLKIGEKPYRGLQLYNYMHKNMNSDVLNINSFSKELRDKLNRDYYISDLKILERFDSKLDGTKKYLFLLEDNNIIEGVAMKYKYGYSACISTQVGCRMGCSFCASTKEGIIRNITPGEMLSEIYNIQRNLGIRLSNIVLMGSGEPLDNYLNVMKMLRILNDKNGQNFSFRNVTISTCGIVHKIYQLADEEIPVTLSVSLHFPFNELRSKIMPINNKYHIEEIIKACKYYVNRTNRRVTFEYTLIEGLNDGRECLDELKRILNGLLCHVNIIPLNPIKEFKYKKPEMDAVKIFVKELNKNGIPATVRRQMGADIDAACGQLRRSYMNEKGLL; encoded by the coding sequence TTGATTAGAACAGATTTAAAATCTATGTCGCTGGAAGAGCTTAAAAAGGAATTTCTGAAAATAGGGGAAAAACCCTACAGAGGATTACAATTGTATAATTATATGCATAAAAATATGAATAGTGATGTTTTAAATATTAATTCCTTCTCAAAAGAGCTTAGGGACAAGCTGAATAGAGATTATTATATCAGTGATTTAAAAATATTGGAAAGATTTGATTCCAAATTAGACGGCACAAAAAAATACTTGTTTCTTTTAGAGGATAATAATATTATTGAAGGTGTAGCAATGAAATATAAATATGGATATTCTGCTTGTATATCTACTCAGGTAGGCTGCAGAATGGGATGTAGTTTTTGTGCCTCCACTAAAGAAGGGATAATAAGGAATATCACACCAGGGGAAATGTTAAGTGAAATTTATAATATTCAAAGAAATCTGGGCATAAGATTGTCCAATATTGTGCTGATGGGCAGTGGTGAGCCTTTGGATAATTACCTTAATGTAATGAAGATGCTGAGGATATTGAATGATAAAAATGGGCAGAATTTTAGTTTTAGAAATGTAACCATATCTACCTGCGGCATTGTACATAAAATTTATCAGCTTGCTGATGAAGAGATACCGGTTACTTTATCCGTGTCTCTCCATTTTCCTTTTAATGAATTGAGAAGTAAGATAATGCCTATTAATAATAAATACCATATAGAAGAAATTATTAAGGCATGTAAATATTATGTAAATAGGACTAATAGAAGAGTTACTTTTGAATATACTTTAATAGAAGGCCTCAATGATGGGAGAGAGTGTTTGGATGAATTAAAAAGAATACTCAATGGTCTTTTATGCCATGTAAATATTATACCGCTAAATCCTATTAAAGAATTTAAGTATAAAAAGCCTGAAATGGATGCAGTAAAGATATTTGTGAAAGAACTAAATAAAAATGGTATACCGGCAACTGTTAGAAGACAAATGGGAGCTGATATAGATGCTGCCTGTGGACAGCTTAGAAGAAGTTATATGAATGAAAAAGGCTTATTATAG
- a CDS encoding Stp1/IreP family PP2C-type Ser/Thr phosphatase: MEVGVYTHKGRIRENNQDSYYLSTDNEIPLYVVADGMGGHKAGEVASAMAVEIVEDVFLKSQDLLKKKDANIPGLIKKTIEEANKEIFHKSLSSEECNGMGTTITLAYFASERLYIGHIGDSRAYIIRNKEIRQLTEDHSLVAEMVKNGSISKEEAQTHPQKNIITRALGTSENIQIDIIIEELIDKDIILLCTDGLTNMITEKEIIEILLADDNLQKCCEKLVGEANIRGGYDNITAIAVRAKRNEVMK, encoded by the coding sequence ATGGAAGTAGGAGTATATACCCATAAAGGTAGAATAAGGGAAAATAATCAGGATTCCTACTATTTATCTACGGATAATGAAATTCCATTGTATGTAGTTGCTGATGGAATGGGTGGCCATAAGGCAGGGGAAGTTGCCAGTGCTATGGCGGTTGAGATAGTTGAAGACGTTTTTTTGAAAAGCCAAGATCTGCTTAAAAAAAAGGATGCGAATATACCTGGGCTAATAAAGAAGACGATTGAAGAAGCAAATAAGGAAATATTTCATAAGTCATTGAGCAGTGAAGAATGTAATGGCATGGGGACTACAATAACTTTGGCATATTTTGCATCTGAGAGGCTCTACATTGGTCATATTGGAGATAGTAGAGCGTACATTATAAGAAATAAAGAGATTAGACAGCTGACGGAAGATCATTCTTTAGTAGCGGAAATGGTTAAAAACGGCAGTATAAGTAAGGAAGAGGCCCAGACTCATCCTCAAAAGAACATAATTACGCGGGCATTGGGTACAAGTGAAAATATTCAGATTGACATAATTATAGAAGAATTGATTGATAAAGACATAATACTTCTTTGCACCGATGGACTTACAAATATGATTACTGAGAAGGAAATTATTGAAATTCTTCTTGCTGATGATAATTTACAAAAGTGCTGTGAAAAATTAGTAGGAGAAGCCAATATTAGAGGTGGATACGATAATATTACGGCAATAGCCGTTAGGGCTAAGAGAAACGAGGTGATGAAATGA
- the pknB gene encoding Stk1 family PASTA domain-containing Ser/Thr kinase gives MIGKLLGGRYEIIEKIGGGGMALVYKARCRLLDRYVAIKVLREEFTSDEEFIRKFRRESQAAAKLSHPNIVSIYDVGVEGDIYYIVMEYIKGKTLKEVIREKGKLSFEETVDYSIQIAEALAHAHANHIVHRDIKPHNIMITEDGRVKVTDFGIARAATSSTVTNTNNVLGSVHYFSPEQAKGGYTDEKSDIYSLGIVMYEMITGRVPFEGESPISVALKHVQEEIVPPSHIDPTINKNLEKIIMKCVRKDQVERYKSANELLVDLKRIKNNWDDDMVGEDDVSLDSPTRIIPVVKEESPKNMKKKKKKRNGNNRVVFFAILAAFLLVSAMAFGFWQFKDKFLSTTVKVPDVRGLQEDKAKEMIEAEGLKFSVKSRIFNSEFEEGDVISQSENPGDTVKKGYPIEVVVSKGSKLVKVPNFKDEDISNVDSLLSENGLKDGGAEYEFDEEIPENIIISQDPEAYSEVPEGTKVHFVVSKGPKVKNVIMPKLVGKTLEEALQIIKEKGLTKGEVVPQPSDEVEEGKVIWQSYEQGNEIEEGTAVDLYVSSGKGGGSGDNNGDNDDKDNPDDNKEISSDLNITIPQDKSQTEVKVLKIDGGASTVYYDRIHYPSDGTIVIPIKGTKNTKFEVYFDNTLQATKTLVD, from the coding sequence ATGATTGGAAAGTTGTTAGGCGGAAGATACGAAATTATTGAAAAAATCGGCGGCGGTGGTATGGCACTTGTATATAAAGCAAGATGTAGATTGCTTGACAGATATGTAGCAATAAAGGTTTTGAGAGAAGAATTCACTTCAGATGAAGAATTTATTAGAAAATTCAGGAGAGAATCTCAGGCAGCGGCAAAACTATCCCATCCCAATATAGTAAGTATTTATGATGTAGGTGTAGAAGGGGATATTTATTATATCGTCATGGAATATATAAAGGGCAAGACTTTAAAGGAAGTCATCAGAGAAAAAGGAAAACTTTCCTTCGAGGAGACGGTTGACTATTCGATTCAGATAGCAGAAGCTTTAGCCCATGCTCATGCCAATCATATTGTTCACAGAGATATAAAGCCTCATAATATAATGATTACAGAGGACGGAAGGGTTAAGGTAACGGATTTTGGAATAGCACGGGCTGCGACATCTTCTACCGTTACAAATACTAATAATGTTTTAGGCTCAGTTCATTACTTTTCTCCGGAACAGGCAAAAGGCGGATATACGGATGAAAAGTCCGATATCTATTCCCTGGGAATAGTGATGTATGAAATGATTACGGGAAGGGTTCCTTTTGAAGGGGAAAGCCCGATTTCCGTTGCATTAAAACATGTTCAGGAGGAAATAGTACCACCTTCTCATATAGACCCCACCATTAACAAAAATCTTGAAAAGATTATAATGAAATGTGTCAGAAAAGACCAAGTGGAAAGATATAAAAGTGCAAATGAACTTCTGGTTGATTTGAAAAGAATTAAAAATAACTGGGATGATGACATGGTTGGAGAAGATGATGTTTCATTAGACTCACCTACCAGAATTATACCTGTTGTGAAGGAGGAGAGTCCTAAAAACATGAAGAAGAAGAAAAAAAAGAGAAACGGAAACAATAGGGTTGTATTTTTTGCAATACTTGCTGCATTTCTTCTTGTTAGTGCCATGGCTTTCGGATTTTGGCAATTTAAAGATAAGTTTCTCTCTACGACCGTGAAAGTCCCGGATGTAAGGGGACTTCAGGAAGATAAGGCTAAGGAAATGATTGAGGCAGAAGGGCTGAAATTTTCGGTTAAGAGCAGGATATTCAATTCGGAATTTGAGGAAGGAGATGTCATTTCTCAAAGTGAGAATCCTGGAGATACTGTCAAGAAAGGATATCCTATAGAGGTTGTGGTTAGCAAGGGAAGTAAACTCGTAAAAGTACCTAATTTTAAGGATGAGGATATAAGCAATGTAGATTCCCTGTTGTCTGAGAACGGTCTTAAAGATGGCGGAGCAGAGTATGAATTTGACGAAGAAATACCGGAAAATATAATTATAAGTCAGGACCCGGAAGCATATTCGGAGGTACCGGAAGGTACAAAGGTACATTTTGTCGTAAGCAAGGGGCCGAAAGTTAAAAACGTGATTATGCCGAAACTTGTAGGAAAGACCCTTGAAGAGGCATTACAGATTATAAAGGAAAAGGGCTTAACTAAGGGAGAAGTTGTACCTCAGCCCAGTGATGAAGTAGAAGAAGGCAAGGTTATATGGCAAAGCTACGAGCAGGGAAATGAAATTGAAGAAGGTACCGCAGTTGATTTATATGTAAGCAGCGGAAAAGGCGGAGGATCAGGAGACAATAACGGAGATAATGATGATAAAGACAATCCTGATGATAATAAAGAAATTTCCAGTGATTTGAATATAACAATACCTCAAGATAAGAGTCAAACCGAAGTTAAAGTTCTTAAAATAGACGGAGGAGCAAGTACTGTTTACTATGATAGGATTCACTATCCTTCCGACGGAACCATTGTTATACCTATAAAGGGAACTAAAAATACTAAGTTTGAAGTATACTTTGATAATACTTTGCAGGCAACCAAAACTTTGGTTGATTGA
- the rsgA gene encoding ribosome small subunit-dependent GTPase A, with protein MLEGTIVKGIGGIYYVNTKIGMYECKARGIFRKKNITPLVGDNVLIDENPSAHTGYMLEIRERKTKFERPPVANITQTVIVMSIKNPDINLWLLDRFLILAKYEKIKEIICITKNDLCVNKEEINLIKKIYNSAGYEVLGLSKFFDEGMDRLREILKDNITVFSGPSGVGKSSLLNKIQPDLSLQTGEISHKTKRGKHTTRHVELLELKGGGYVVDTPGFSTLNIEFIKNESEVQQYFNEIAENSGNCKFSDCLHYKEVDCEVRRKVEDGVISRERYENYLRFLQEIKSNKRRY; from the coding sequence ATGCTGGAGGGTACAATAGTAAAGGGGATAGGCGGCATTTATTATGTAAACACAAAAATAGGAATGTATGAATGCAAAGCAAGAGGGATTTTTAGGAAAAAGAATATTACGCCCCTTGTAGGAGATAATGTGTTAATCGATGAAAATCCCTCGGCTCATACAGGGTATATGCTAGAAATCAGAGAAAGAAAAACGAAATTTGAAAGGCCTCCAGTAGCTAATATTACCCAAACTGTAATAGTTATGAGTATCAAAAATCCTGATATTAACTTGTGGCTTTTGGACAGATTTTTGATATTAGCCAAATATGAAAAAATAAAAGAGATAATATGTATAACTAAAAATGATTTATGCGTTAACAAGGAAGAAATTAATTTGATAAAGAAAATTTACAATTCCGCCGGATATGAAGTATTGGGACTCAGCAAATTTTTTGATGAAGGAATGGATAGATTAAGAGAGATTTTAAAGGACAACATAACAGTATTTTCTGGGCCTTCCGGAGTAGGAAAATCTTCACTGCTGAATAAAATACAGCCGGATTTGAGTTTGCAGACGGGAGAAATTAGTCATAAGACTAAAAGAGGAAAACATACTACAAGACATGTGGAATTACTGGAACTTAAAGGCGGAGGCTATGTAGTAGATACTCCGGGTTTCAGTACTTTGAACATTGAATTTATTAAAAATGAATCAGAGGTTCAGCAGTACTTTAATGAGATAGCGGAGAATAGCGGCAATTGTAAGTTTTCCGACTGCCTTCACTATAAAGAGGTTGACTGTGAGGTAAGGAGGAAAGTTGAAGATGGAGTCATAAGCAGGGAAAGATATGAAAATTATTTGAGATTTCTTCAAGAGATAAAAAGTAACAAAAGGAGATATTAA